A portion of the Sabethes cyaneus chromosome 3, idSabCyanKW18_F2, whole genome shotgun sequence genome contains these proteins:
- the LOC128743210 gene encoding CDK-activating kinase assembly factor MAT1: MDDQGCPRCKTTKYRNPSLKLMVNVCGHTLCESCVELLFLKGSGSCPECNVALRRSNFRVQLFEDSTVDKEVQIRKRILKDFNKKEDDFNTLAEYNDYLEMIEEIIFNLCNNIDIINTNKRIEQYKKENRDIILKNKSKLSKDELELEQLIELEKEQTEQRKKELAMIEVELRKQKAKNKEDLIDSLMASYEDASAIVDKFAQRAEKQQQITIPKPMAPPAPKQTHFSTGIKFQSQHGFLPVPKTEEGPCYAYEPQIFPKEGPMQPTLEEIQNNGYVKHIRQETISEQAGGFNTSISCLKAIQEALVGLYHGC; encoded by the exons atggATGATCAAGGTTGTCCCAGATGTAAAACTACGAAGTACAGAAATCCATCGCTGAAGCTTATGGTAAACGTGTGTGGACACACTTTATGTGAAAGTTGTGTCGAACTGCTGTTTCTCAAAGGATCCGGCTCCTGTCCTGAATGTAATGTTGCACTACGTCGCAGTAATTTTCGTGTGCAATTATTTGAGGATTCGACGGTGGACAAAGAGGTCCAAATTCGCAAACGAATTTTGAAAGACTTCAACAAGAAGGAGGATGATTTCAACACCCTAGCCGAGTATAATGACTATCTGGAGATGATCGAAGAGATCATTTTCAATCTATGTAACAACATCGATATTATCAACACCAATAAACGGATAGAGCAGTACAAAAAGGAAAATCGTGATATAATACTGAAGAATAAATCCAAACTTAGCAAAGACGAACTAGAACTAGAGCAGCTGATTGAACTAGAGAAAGAGCAAACTGAGCAACGCAAAAAAGAACTAGCGATGATAGAAGTTGAACTGCGCAAGCAAAAGGCTAAAAATAAGGAAGATCTTATCGATTCTTTAATGGCCAGCTATGAGGATGCCAGTGCCATTGTGGATAAATTCGCTCAGAGGGCGGAAAAACAGCAGCAGATTACCATCCCGAAACCGATGGCTCCTCCGGCACCCAAGCAAACACACTTCTCAACCGGTATCAAATTTCAGTCTCAACATGGCTTTCTTCCGGTGCCCAAAACCGAGGAAGGGCCATGCTATGCTTACGAACCACAAATATTTCCCAAGGAGGGCCCAATGCAACCCACTTTGGAGGAGATTCAAAACAATGGTTATGTTAAGCATATAAG ACAAGAAACAATCTCCGAGCAAGCAGGTGGTTTCAACACTAGTATTTCTTGCTTAAAAGCAATTCAAGAAGCTTTGGTTGGACTATACCACGGTTGTTGA
- the LOC128740492 gene encoding protein maelstrom homolog: MPPKKNATAKGPFFFFMLEFRKKEEAAGYRFTGGMPEVTERAGPLWEKLAPYEREPYNIMAKKYRAHPKDLLGERYTSQGIAFSQVETEAQKQREHQQKIQQLIMTMIHSAVKSNKLEELEVFMISCNYFCATSTNDYIPAELAMVKYSLADGIKDRIHILINPQELPLGLAHDAELHTAETHQLPLPPDAVGETDFEEILKAIFKFTGTSFTKKQLPRLFTYNKDLAMVTNILVGILEATGVDNLEPQICPLVDYFYYLKQATESYGLDICTFPSVHMAKALLEKDVYAYTIGIGCEVHEGLGNSIHCSLSKCVRWAFTISDSCCLDLGLDMEPGKHLPRNMTLPTEITETVSCVSSRFNKTILPSNKTRDGASRRPRSSERQSIDQANTTIYSSRVAADEINCHDFPTLQESLNTTNPFYKFIEGQKPGKSNANNTNALSKPNPWSRELKLNEVRVPLETHIPVIGRGRGTLVNLVAGRGTKINQINFGKLKN, from the coding sequence GGTATGCCAGAAGTCACCGAACGTGCTGGACCACTCTGGGAGAAGCTCGCTCCGTATGAACGGGAACCCTATAATATCATGGCAAAAAAATACAGAGCACATCCGAAGGACTTGCTCGGAGAACGTTACACTTCGCAGGGCATTGCGTTTTCACAGGTTGAGACAGAAGCTCAAAAACAACGAGAACATCAACAGAAAATTCAACAACTTATCATGACCATGATACACAGTGCCGTTAAGAGTAACAAGCTGGAAGAGCTAGAAGTGTTTATGATTTCCTGTAATTATTTCTGCGCTACTTCGACAAATGATTACATTCCGGCAGAACTGGCTATGGTTAAATACAGTTTGGCAGACGGCATCAAGGATCGTATAcatattttgattaatcctcaAGAGTTGCCACTTGGATTGGCTCATGACGCAGAATTGCATACCGCCGAAACTCATCAACTTCCGTTACCACCTGACGCCGTCGGGGAAACAGATTTCGAAGAAATTTTGAAAGCGATATTTAAATTTACTGGCACGTCGTTTACCAAAAAACAGCTTCCACGGCTGTTTACATACAACAAAGACTTGGCCATGGTGACCAACATTTTAGTTGGTATCTTAGAAGCTACTGGAGTTGATAATCTCGAACCTCAAATTTGTCCACTGGTGgactatttttactatttgaaaCAGGCAACCGAAAGTTATGGTTTGGATATATGCACATTTCCATCGGTCCATATGGCTAAAGCTTTGTTGGAAAAAGATGTATACGCGTATACTATAGGTATTGGGTGTGAGGTACACGAAGGACTCGGTAATTCGATTCATTGCTCGCTGTCGAAATGCGTTCGTTGGGCATTCACAATATCAGATAGTTGCTGTTTGGATCTAGGACTCGACATGGAACCGGGTAAGCATCTACCCAGAAACATGACTTTGCCAACTGAGATAACCGAAACGGTTTCCTGTGTTTCATCGCGCTTTAACAAAACTATTTTGCCATCCAACAAAACTCGGGATGGTGCCAGCCGCCGTCCACGCAGTTCGGAACGCCAAAGTATTGATCAAGCGAACACAACGATTTACAGCAGCCGAGTtgctgccgacgaaataaactGCCACGATTTCCCGACCCTTCAGGAATCTCTCAATACAACCAACCCATTCTATAAGTTTATCGAGGGTCAAAAACCTGGTAAGTCCAATGCAAACAATACGAATGCATTATCGAAACCGAATCCCTGGTCTcgggaattgaaattgaacgaaGTTCGTGTTCCGCTGGAAACACATATTCCGGTAATCGGCCGGGGCCGAGGAACGCTGGTTAATTTAGTTGCCGGACGCGGTACTAAAATTAACCAAATTAATTTCGGAAAACTTAAAAATTAG